A window of the Bacteroidales bacterium genome harbors these coding sequences:
- a CDS encoding S46 family peptidase, which translates to MKKTLFIIAFAVLSLLRTFADEGIWLPLLVERLNYTDMQKMGLQLTAEEIYSVNHSSIKDAIVSLNDGMCSAFMVSKDGLLMTCHHCGLEYLTENSIKYNTDYLQNGFWALDKKQELYNQNLKATFLVRIENVSKEILSQLNEDMTIEARNNKINEISKQIVDDAIKNTHYEAEVKPFFKGNEFYLFVYEVYRDVRLVGAPPISIAGFGSETDNWKWPRHSGDFSLFRIYMGADGKPAQYNKIRNIPYSPKHYLPLTTKGINEGDFTMVLGYPSSTDRNLTSEGMKMALDVTNPAIIKIRDSKLRILKEFMDNDPSIELMYKPKYTKSANYYKYYLGQTEVLKKDKALDKKIENENALLKWVKRDANNTTNFSEIIFSLHNAYNQLTKYEKVLTYYNECIFNGPEIIAFANNFDSLYFYLKSDIPYALKAAKISDLSTKLRFYSSNYHFNTYNMEVDKKILISLLRLMKNDISSEFYPSFFETVEKNYSDNFSFYANNLFEKSIFSNKESVYNFLREPDLKVLEKDPTFIALLSINEKYNSVKKQRNALKLKIENDERLYLRELIKMFPDKKFYSDADKTLRLTYGKVSKYTPTDESEKPYFTTLSELMNRVNPQNPEFVIPEKLKILYDRKLYSDYANANEELPVCFITDCDISGGNSGSPVLNGKGEVVGVVFDLNWEATASKFNYVPEQTRTISTDIRYILFLIDKYAEARNIMQELEIRR; encoded by the coding sequence ATGAAAAAAACATTATTTATTATCGCATTTGCAGTATTATCATTGCTTAGAACTTTTGCTGATGAAGGCATATGGCTTCCCTTGCTCGTAGAGCGCCTCAATTATACTGATATGCAAAAGATGGGGCTTCAGCTAACAGCTGAAGAAATTTATAGCGTAAACCATTCTAGTATAAAAGATGCTATAGTTTCTTTAAATGACGGAATGTGCTCTGCTTTTATGGTTTCAAAAGATGGGCTTTTAATGACATGCCATCATTGTGGTCTTGAATATTTAACTGAAAATTCCATAAAATACAATACTGATTATTTACAAAATGGTTTTTGGGCTTTAGATAAAAAGCAAGAACTTTATAACCAAAATCTAAAAGCAACTTTTCTTGTTCGTATAGAAAATGTTAGTAAAGAAATCTTAAGCCAACTAAATGAAGATATGACAATCGAAGCTCGCAACAACAAGATTAATGAAATTTCTAAACAAATAGTTGATGATGCAATAAAAAACACACATTATGAAGCAGAAGTAAAACCATTTTTTAAAGGAAATGAATTTTATCTTTTTGTTTATGAAGTTTATAGAGATGTTCGGTTAGTCGGAGCTCCCCCTATTTCAATTGCTGGTTTTGGTAGTGAAACTGACAATTGGAAATGGCCAAGGCATTCTGGTGATTTTTCTTTGTTTAGAATTTATATGGGCGCTGACGGAAAACCTGCACAATACAATAAAATAAGAAATATCCCATATTCTCCAAAACATTATTTACCTCTTACAACAAAAGGCATAAATGAAGGTGATTTCACAATGGTTTTAGGCTACCCTTCCTCTACCGATAGGAACCTAACCTCTGAAGGCATGAAAATGGCATTAGATGTAACAAATCCAGCTATTATAAAAATTAGAGATAGCAAATTACGCATTTTGAAAGAATTTATGGATAATGATCCTTCTATTGAATTGATGTATAAGCCTAAATACACCAAAAGTGCAAACTATTATAAATATTATCTTGGACAAACAGAGGTTCTAAAAAAAGATAAAGCTCTAGATAAGAAAATAGAAAATGAAAACGCTTTGTTAAAATGGGTTAAAAGAGATGCTAATAACACTACTAATTTTAGTGAAATTATTTTTTCTTTACATAATGCTTATAATCAATTAACTAAATATGAAAAAGTTTTAACCTATTATAACGAATGTATTTTTAACGGTCCCGAAATTATAGCTTTTGCTAACAATTTTGATTCTTTATATTTTTATTTGAAATCTGATATTCCTTATGCTCTTAAAGCTGCTAAAATAAGTGATTTAAGCACGAAATTAAGGTTTTATTCTTCAAATTATCATTTTAACACTTACAATATGGAAGTTGACAAAAAAATACTTATCTCTCTTCTTCGACTTATGAAAAATGATATTTCATCAGAATTTTATCCTTCTTTTTTTGAAACAGTAGAAAAAAATTATAGTGATAATTTTAGTTTTTATGCAAATAACTTATTTGAAAAATCTATTTTTAGCAACAAAGAGTCTGTTTATAATTTTTTAAGAGAACCCGATCTAAAAGTCTTAGAAAAAGACCCTACTTTCATTGCATTGCTATCAATTAATGAAAAATATAACTCTGTAAAAAAACAAAGAAACGCATTGAAATTAAAAATTGAAAATGATGAACGACTTTATTTAAGAGAATTAATAAAAATGTTTCCTGACAAAAAATTTTATTCTGATGCTGACAAAACATTGCGACTAACTTACGGAAAAGTATCAAAATATACCCCTACAGATGAAAGCGAAAAACCCTATTTCACTACTCTTAGTGAGCTTATGAACAGAGTAAATCCGCAAAACCCTGAATTTGTAATTCCTGAAAAATTAAAAATTTTATACGATAGAAAACTATATTCTGACTATGCTAATGCAAATGAGGAACTACCTGTTTGCTTCATTACAGATTGCGATATTAGTGGCGGAAATTCAGGATCTCCAGTTTTAAATGGTAAAGGAGAAGTTGTGGGAGTTGTTTTTGACCTTAATTGGGAAGCAACTGCGTCAAAATTTAATTATGTGCCTGAGCAAACTCGTACTATTTCAACTGATATTAGGTATATTTTGTTTTTAATTGACAAATACGCAGAAGCTAGAAACATAATGCAGGAGCTAGAAATAAGAAGGTAA
- a CDS encoding glycosyltransferase family 9 protein gives MNLKKIILSRTDAIGDVILTLPLTAYLKKVFPETEIIFLGKDYTKDIIENCPFVDSFISWDAIEKNAVSEFQKINADAILHIFPKSQIAKAASKAGIPIRVGTSHRAYHWNTCNRIISFSRKRSDMHEAQLNFQLLKGLDINYIPELEEFKDINLIEPKQELREDLKEILNNGKFNLILHPGSKGSAREWGVDRFAELIKLLPKSKIQIFITGTKKEGLLFRKDLVVPFPDVVDLTGLLSLKDLMLFIKNCDGIVAESTGPLHIGSVLGIHAIGIYPPIRPMHPGRWAPIGKKTKVFVKEKKCSDCRKSGRCKCMREIASIEVADYITAL, from the coding sequence ATGAATTTAAAAAAAATTATTTTAAGCCGCACAGACGCTATTGGAGATGTTATACTCACATTGCCTTTGACTGCGTATTTAAAAAAAGTATTTCCTGAGACTGAAATAATTTTCTTAGGAAAAGACTACACAAAAGATATTATTGAAAATTGCCCATTTGTTGATTCTTTCATAAGCTGGGACGCAATTGAAAAAAATGCCGTCAGTGAATTTCAAAAAATCAATGCTGATGCTATTTTACATATTTTTCCCAAAAGTCAAATAGCAAAAGCTGCTTCTAAAGCGGGCATTCCTATTCGCGTTGGAACTTCGCATCGGGCATACCATTGGAACACTTGCAACCGCATTATTTCTTTCAGCCGAAAACGCTCTGATATGCACGAGGCGCAATTAAATTTTCAATTGCTAAAAGGTCTTGACATTAATTATATCCCTGAATTAGAAGAATTTAAAGACATTAATTTAATAGAGCCAAAGCAAGAATTAAGAGAAGATTTGAAAGAAATTTTAAATAATGGAAAATTTAATCTGATTTTGCACCCAGGCTCTAAAGGCAGCGCAAGAGAATGGGGCGTGGACAGGTTTGCAGAATTAATAAAATTATTACCAAAAAGCAAAATACAAATTTTTATCACAGGAACAAAAAAAGAAGGGTTGCTGTTCCGTAAGGATTTAGTAGTGCCATTTCCAGATGTTGTTGATTTAACAGGGCTTCTATCTTTAAAAGATTTGATGCTGTTTATAAAAAACTGTGATGGAATAGTTGCAGAAAGCACAGGACCATTGCACATAGGCTCAGTTTTGGGCATTCATGCTATTGGAATTTACCCACCAATCAGACCTATGCACCCCGGACGTTGGGCTCCAATTGGAAAAAAAACAAAAGTATTTGTAAAAGAAAAAAAATGTTCTGATTGCAGAAAATCAGGTCGCTGCAAATGTATGAGAGAAATTGCATCTATAGAAGTTGCCGATTATATCACAGCTTTGTAG
- a CDS encoding OmpA family protein, which yields MKLYFFISCLFFIPLCFSQENILYNGDFEKYHNCPEGHIRYNEGITELTIGWFINNKSTPDYFNRCSKNSNVGVPVNFAGNMEPYSGNAYVGMILRSDSGRYSYSKSYTENLQTALQVPLERNELYCFQFYYVLSKNSGIASNGLSVYFSNSKPNFEENALKFHFKPQLELNRDSFLTEQKKWNLFSGYFMASGEEKYISIGNFIDFSEAKYITIVENPTEEIHSFAYYLFDDFKLFKIKNIEECPCNTIMNQLDSFPKVEFKKQDSELSFDIDSGETLILKNIFFEFDKTNLLPQSNEELNKIYKILTDNSNITIEISGHTDNIGTESYNIELSKARAKAVLEYLYKKGISLQRMKYSGYGSKKPIADNNTFDGRKQNRRVEIKILTK from the coding sequence ATGAAACTTTACTTTTTTATATCTTGTTTATTTTTCATACCCCTTTGTTTTTCACAAGAAAACATTTTATACAATGGGGATTTTGAAAAATATCATAATTGTCCAGAAGGTCATATTAGATATAACGAAGGTATTACAGAGCTTACAATTGGCTGGTTCATAAATAATAAATCCACGCCTGATTATTTTAATAGATGTAGCAAAAACAGCAATGTTGGAGTACCTGTTAATTTTGCTGGCAACATGGAACCATACTCCGGAAACGCATACGTTGGAATGATTTTACGCTCTGACAGCGGAAGATATTCATATTCAAAATCATATACTGAAAACTTACAAACTGCATTGCAAGTGCCATTAGAAAGAAATGAATTATATTGTTTTCAATTCTATTATGTTTTATCGAAAAACAGTGGTATTGCGTCAAACGGACTGTCGGTATATTTTAGCAATTCAAAGCCAAATTTTGAAGAAAATGCTCTGAAATTTCATTTTAAACCACAATTAGAATTAAATAGAGACAGTTTTTTGACAGAACAAAAAAAATGGAATCTTTTTTCTGGCTATTTCATGGCTAGTGGAGAAGAAAAATACATATCCATAGGGAATTTTATAGATTTTTCAGAAGCAAAATACATTACAATTGTAGAAAATCCAACAGAAGAAATACATTCGTTTGCATATTATTTATTTGATGATTTCAAATTATTTAAAATAAAAAACATTGAAGAATGTCCATGCAACACGATTATGAACCAGTTGGATTCATTTCCAAAAGTAGAATTTAAAAAACAAGATTCCGAATTATCATTTGATATTGATAGTGGCGAAACACTTATTTTAAAAAATATATTTTTTGAATTTGACAAAACCAATTTGCTGCCACAATCAAATGAAGAGCTAAATAAGATTTATAAAATTTTAACAGACAACTCTAATATTACTATTGAAATTTCAGGACATACTGATAATATTGGGACAGAAAGTTACAACATAGAACTCAGCAAAGCAAGAGCCAAAGCAGTTTTAGAATATTTATATAAAAAAGGAATTTCTTTACAAAGAATGAAATATTCTGGATACGGAAGCAAAAAGCCAATTGCCGATAATAACACATTTGATGGAAGGAAGCAAAACAGACGAGTGGAAATTAAAATTTTAACAAAATGA
- a CDS encoding DUF3137 domain-containing protein: protein MSEFQQFFRNELQAKLKSLDKRRRNMLWRCFLVILLMIIFVPLAYLIVNAVSPGGFKNETNIYVFLGLCLLNIIIGVIVFRKWGRDRKLYSDFKSQIIGNIVQFVNPSLQYEAHKCISYNDFKRSRIFLQDVDRYRGDDLVYGMIDKTQISFSEIKAEYETHSTDSDGNSSSEWHTLFKGIFFVADFNKDFNTSTIVLPNRFGKGFLGNFFKKINLNRKEKFVALEDPNFNKHFVVYSMDQVEARYILSPALMQRIVEFKEKRKEPIYISFVKSQMYIAISYKRDLFEPRYFAKIANYKKINEYYQDLQLAVSIVEELNLNNRIWTKQ from the coding sequence ATGTCGGAGTTTCAACAGTTTTTTCGTAATGAGCTTCAGGCAAAACTCAAAAGCCTTGATAAGCGAAGGCGTAATATGTTGTGGCGCTGCTTCCTTGTGATACTTCTAATGATTATTTTTGTGCCTTTGGCTTATTTAATTGTTAATGCTGTTAGTCCAGGAGGATTCAAAAATGAAACAAATATCTATGTTTTTTTAGGCTTATGTCTTCTCAATATTATAATTGGAGTGATAGTGTTTAGAAAATGGGGACGCGATAGAAAGCTTTACTCTGATTTTAAATCGCAAATTATTGGAAACATTGTGCAGTTTGTTAATCCATCTTTGCAATATGAAGCTCATAAATGTATCTCGTATAATGATTTTAAGAGATCGAGAATATTTTTACAAGACGTAGATAGGTATCGTGGAGATGATTTGGTATATGGTATGATTGATAAAACGCAAATTAGTTTTTCTGAAATTAAAGCCGAATACGAAACTCATTCTACCGATTCTGACGGAAATTCAAGCTCTGAATGGCATACTCTTTTTAAGGGAATCTTTTTCGTTGCAGACTTTAATAAAGATTTTAACACCTCTACAATTGTATTACCCAATAGATTCGGGAAAGGCTTTTTAGGTAATTTTTTTAAAAAAATAAACCTTAATAGAAAAGAAAAATTTGTTGCTCTTGAAGATCCTAATTTTAACAAACATTTTGTAGTGTATAGCATGGATCAAGTTGAAGCACGCTACATTCTCAGCCCAGCTTTGATGCAAAGAATAGTTGAATTTAAAGAAAAACGTAAAGAGCCAATTTATATTTCGTTTGTAAAATCGCAAATGTATATTGCTATTTCCTATAAACGAGATTTATTTGAACCTCGTTATTTTGCGAAAATAGCCAATTATAAAAAAATTAACGAATATTATCAAGATTTGCAGTTAGCTGTGAGTATTGTTGAAGAATTGAATTTGAATAATCGCATCTGGACAAAACAATAA
- the aspS gene encoding aspartate--tRNA ligase has translation MYRTHTCGELRNENIGQNVVLCGWVQRIRDFGGMTFIDLRDRYGITQLVFDMDANRELCEFARTFGREFVISVNGSVRERSNKNKNIPTGDIEIEVESAKILNSSLTPPFTIENETDGGEELRMKYRYLDLRRQPLQQNILLRHKMALEVRNFLSNNGFLEIETPYLIRSTPEGARDFIVPSRMNVNQFYALPQSPQSFKQLLMVSGFDKYFQIVRCFRDEDLRADRQLEFTQIDCEMSFVDREDVLTVFEELTKQLFKKIKNIDLPKFQLMPYDEAMRLYGSDKPDLRFGMQIKDISHLAKGKNFGVFDSADNVLALVVPNSAEYTRKQLDELTEWVKRPQIGGSGLIWVKFNADETIKSSVDKFFTSEDLKGWKEFCGANTGDLILVVAGNKKNIFNIAGELRLELGNSLGLRNPNDYAALWVVDFPLLEWDEESERFFAMHHPFTSPIKEDIDKLESNPATVRANAYDLVINGVEIGGGSIRIHDRSLQMKMFKALGFTEEEAAAQFGFLMGAFEYGAPPHGGIAFGFDRFVAILAGQNNIRDFIAFPKNNSGRDLMSGAPAEVDKKQLDELFISLIKP, from the coding sequence ATGTATAGAACTCATACTTGTGGTGAATTAAGAAATGAAAATATTGGTCAAAATGTTGTGCTTTGTGGCTGGGTGCAGCGTATTCGTGATTTCGGAGGGATGACTTTTATAGATTTGAGAGATAGATACGGAATCACGCAGCTTGTTTTTGACATGGATGCAAATCGTGAATTATGTGAATTTGCGCGCACTTTCGGAAGAGAATTTGTTATTTCTGTGAATGGCAGCGTTAGAGAACGTAGCAATAAAAACAAAAACATTCCTACTGGCGACATTGAAATAGAAGTAGAAAGTGCAAAAATTCTAAATTCGTCATTAACGCCTCCATTTACAATAGAAAACGAAACTGACGGCGGCGAAGAATTGCGCATGAAATATAGATATTTAGACCTTCGCAGGCAGCCTTTGCAGCAAAATATACTTTTAAGACATAAAATGGCATTAGAAGTAAGGAATTTCCTTAGCAATAATGGCTTTTTAGAAATAGAAACTCCTTATTTAATACGTTCTACGCCAGAAGGAGCTCGCGATTTTATTGTTCCTTCAAGGATGAATGTAAATCAGTTTTATGCTTTGCCGCAATCTCCGCAAAGTTTTAAACAGCTATTAATGGTGTCTGGCTTTGATAAGTATTTTCAAATAGTTCGATGCTTTAGAGACGAGGATTTAAGGGCTGATAGGCAGCTTGAGTTTACTCAAATTGACTGCGAAATGTCTTTTGTTGACCGCGAAGATGTTTTGACTGTTTTTGAGGAATTAACAAAGCAATTATTTAAAAAAATAAAAAATATTGATTTGCCTAAATTCCAACTCATGCCTTATGACGAGGCAATGAGATTGTATGGCAGCGATAAGCCAGATTTACGCTTCGGAATGCAAATTAAAGATATTTCTCATCTTGCAAAAGGTAAGAATTTTGGAGTATTTGATTCAGCAGACAATGTGCTGGCATTGGTAGTGCCTAACTCAGCAGAATATACTCGCAAGCAGCTAGACGAACTGACGGAATGGGTAAAACGCCCACAAATTGGTGGCTCTGGATTAATTTGGGTGAAATTTAATGCAGATGAAACAATTAAATCTTCTGTGGATAAATTTTTCACAAGCGAGGATTTGAAAGGCTGGAAAGAGTTTTGTGGCGCAAATACAGGTGATTTAATACTAGTTGTAGCAGGAAACAAGAAAAATATTTTTAATATTGCTGGAGAGCTTAGATTAGAATTAGGTAATTCGCTTGGATTACGCAATCCTAATGATTATGCAGCTTTGTGGGTGGTTGATTTTCCATTGCTTGAGTGGGATGAAGAAAGTGAGCGTTTTTTTGCAATGCATCATCCTTTCACATCGCCAATTAAGGAAGATATTGACAAGTTAGAATCAAATCCAGCAACTGTGAGAGCTAATGCGTATGATTTGGTTATCAATGGTGTGGAAATAGGTGGCGGCAGCATTAGAATTCATGATAGAAGTTTGCAAATGAAAATGTTTAAAGCCTTGGGATTTACTGAAGAAGAGGCTGCTGCACAATTTGGTTTCCTTATGGGAGCTTTTGAATATGGCGCTCCTCCACATGGTGGCATTGCTTTTGGCTTCGATCGTTTTGTTGCTATTTTAGCAGGGCAAAATAATATTCGCGACTTTATTGCTTTTCCTAAAAATAATTCAGGTAGAGACCTTATGTCTGGAGCTCCTGCTGAAGTTGATAAGAAGCAGTTAGACGAATTATTTATAAGTTTAATAAAACCTTAA
- a CDS encoding GTPase Era: MEHKSGFVNIIGNPNVGKSTLINALTGEKISIISPKAQTTRQRVLGFLSTDDYQIVFSDTPGYIENPSYELHKKMLGYIETAFEDADIVILIVEPEEKDINPDLIKRLKSLQIPLIICINKIDTSQQQKMNELMAYYKKEFPKADVMLISALHNFNIDVLLARIIEVLPEHPAWYPKDILSDRNLRFFVAEMIREQIFYLYDKEIPYHCEVYIDYFKEEDIPKIGATIFVSRESQKRIIIGKDGNLIKKLGTQARKNIEKFLDQHIFLELHVKVKDWRNDDKILKQFGY, from the coding sequence ATGGAACACAAAAGCGGATTTGTAAATATAATTGGCAATCCAAATGTTGGGAAATCAACGTTAATAAATGCTTTGACGGGAGAAAAAATCTCTATTATCTCTCCCAAAGCACAAACTACAAGGCAACGTGTTCTTGGATTTTTAAGCACAGACGATTATCAAATTGTTTTTTCAGACACTCCCGGCTACATTGAAAATCCATCTTACGAGCTGCATAAAAAAATGCTGGGTTATATCGAAACCGCTTTTGAAGATGCCGATATTGTAATTTTAATTGTTGAGCCAGAAGAAAAAGACATTAATCCAGACTTAATAAAACGCCTGAAATCTTTACAAATTCCTTTAATAATTTGTATAAATAAAATTGATACAAGCCAACAGCAAAAAATGAACGAGCTAATGGCTTATTATAAAAAAGAATTCCCAAAAGCTGATGTAATGCTTATTTCTGCTTTGCACAACTTCAATATTGATGTGTTGCTCGCAAGAATAATTGAAGTGCTTCCCGAACATCCAGCGTGGTATCCTAAAGATATTTTAAGCGATAGAAATTTGCGATTTTTTGTGGCGGAAATGATTCGGGAACAAATTTTTTATTTATATGACAAAGAAATTCCTTATCATTGCGAAGTTTATATTGATTATTTTAAAGAAGAAGATATTCCTAAAATTGGAGCAACTATTTTTGTTAGCAGGGAAAGTCAAAAGCGCATTATAATTGGCAAAGACGGAAACCTAATTAAAAAACTAGGAACACAAGCTCGGAAAAATATTGAGAAATTTTTAGATCAACATATTTTTTTGGAATTGCATGTGAAAGTGAAAGACTGGAGAAATGATGATAAGATTTTAAAACAATTTGGATACTAG
- a CDS encoding ribosome biogenesis GTPase Der: MSNILAIVGRPNVGKSTFFNRLVGERKAIEDPTSGVTRDRHYGKSDWNGISFSVIDTGGYVNNSDDIFEEEIKKQVLLAISEADVILFMTDIRDGFTHMDEDVAKLLRRSEKPIILAVNKADNNELALNVAEFYSSGFGDVFPISAVNGAGSGDLLDEVVKHFQKYEDENETELPRIAIVGRPNAGKSSILNTLLDEDRSIVTPLSGTTRDSILTEYNKFGFNFMFVDTAGIRKKSKITDNIEFYSTVRAIRSIENSDVCLLVVDATNGIEAQDLHILNIINENNKGVVIAMNKWDLVEKDHKTMDAYKKNLLERLAPQTDVPIIFTSATEKIRVIKMLEALQMVCENRSRKIPTSKLNEIILPIVTDNPPPTYKGKRVKIKYITQLPLAYPAFVFFCNLPQYVKEPYKRFVENNLRRNFNLSGCNVQIFFREK, from the coding sequence ATGAGCAATATTTTAGCAATAGTCGGGCGACCAAATGTAGGTAAATCAACGTTTTTTAACAGACTTGTTGGAGAACGAAAAGCAATAGAAGACCCTACAAGTGGCGTTACTCGCGACAGACATTATGGAAAAAGCGATTGGAACGGCATTAGCTTTTCCGTTATTGATACAGGTGGATACGTTAATAATAGCGACGATATTTTTGAAGAAGAAATAAAAAAACAAGTTTTGCTAGCAATTTCTGAAGCCGATGTAATCCTGTTTATGACTGATATTCGCGATGGATTTACGCACATGGACGAAGATGTGGCTAAATTACTCCGCAGAAGCGAAAAACCAATTATTTTAGCAGTAAATAAAGCTGATAATAATGAATTAGCTTTAAATGTTGCCGAATTTTATTCAAGTGGCTTTGGAGATGTTTTCCCGATTAGTGCTGTAAATGGAGCTGGCAGTGGCGATTTGCTCGATGAAGTTGTAAAGCATTTTCAAAAATATGAAGATGAAAATGAAACTGAATTGCCTCGTATTGCCATTGTTGGGCGACCAAATGCTGGCAAAAGCTCAATACTAAACACTTTGCTTGACGAAGACAGATCCATTGTTACTCCTTTGTCTGGAACAACCCGCGATAGCATTTTAACAGAATACAACAAATTTGGATTTAATTTTATGTTCGTAGATACCGCTGGCATAAGAAAAAAATCTAAAATAACTGACAATATTGAGTTTTATTCAACCGTTCGTGCAATCAGGTCAATAGAAAACAGCGATGTATGCTTGCTTGTTGTTGATGCTACAAATGGAATTGAAGCTCAGGACTTGCATATACTGAACATAATAAATGAAAACAACAAAGGCGTTGTTATAGCAATGAATAAGTGGGATTTGGTTGAAAAAGACCATAAAACCATGGACGCTTATAAAAAGAATTTATTAGAAAGATTAGCTCCACAAACAGATGTGCCAATAATTTTTACAAGTGCCACAGAAAAAATTCGCGTTATTAAAATGCTCGAAGCATTGCAAATGGTTTGTGAAAACAGAAGCAGAAAAATTCCCACATCTAAACTTAATGAAATTATCCTGCCGATAGTTACCGATAATCCTCCACCAACATATAAAGGAAAAAGAGTGAAAATAAAATATATTACTCAGCTTCCTTTGGCTTATCCTGCTTTTGTGTTTTTCTGCAACTTGCCACAATATGTAAAAGAGCCATACAAACGATTTGTAGAAAATAATTTAAGAAGAAATTTTAACCTTTCTGGTTGCAATGTGCAAATATTTTTTAGAGAAAAATAA
- a CDS encoding LemA family protein: protein MSTTNIIIILAVCLLFFAIIVIGIYNKLVRRRNESSNAFASIDAMLKKRYDLIPNMVAAVQKYMEHERSTLNEVTDLRTRVVSGNLNDNEKVMLDNKISKAMGNIMLAVENYPELKASANFEHLQRSLNEVEEQLSASRRAYNAAVTQYNNSVQMFPSNIVAAIFGFEKKQLFEILEIERQNVSVKNLFN from the coding sequence ATGAGTACAACCAACATTATTATCATTTTGGCTGTTTGTTTATTGTTTTTTGCAATAATTGTTATAGGAATCTATAATAAATTAGTACGGCGAAGAAATGAATCATCAAATGCTTTTGCAAGTATTGATGCGATGTTAAAAAAACGCTACGATTTAATCCCCAATATGGTGGCTGCTGTGCAAAAATACATGGAGCATGAACGTAGCACTTTAAATGAAGTTACTGATTTGAGAACCCGTGTTGTTTCGGGAAATCTCAATGATAATGAAAAAGTAATGCTCGACAATAAAATTTCTAAAGCAATGGGCAATATTATGCTTGCTGTAGAAAACTATCCTGAGCTAAAAGCCAGTGCAAATTTTGAACATTTGCAACGTAGTCTTAATGAAGTGGAAGAGCAATTGAGCGCTTCTCGTAGGGCATATAATGCTGCTGTTACTCAATATAATAATTCGGTTCAAATGTTTCCAAGCAATATTGTTGCTGCTATTTTTGGTTTTGAGAAAAAGCAATTATTCGAAATTTTGGAAATCGAACGTCAAAATGTAAGTGTAAAGAATTTGTTTAACTAA
- a CDS encoding RNA-binding S4 domain-containing protein, whose amino-acid sequence MRIDKFLWSIRVYKTRSQATEACRNGHVKINDMQVKPAKEVAVEDIIQIRLHSFTKTIQVLDFPKSRVGAKLVNLYMLDITPEEEYKKLDMVRERVSLQRPKGSGRPTKKERRDIEKWLYD is encoded by the coding sequence ATGAGAATAGATAAATTTCTTTGGAGTATAAGAGTGTATAAAACTCGTTCTCAAGCTACAGAAGCTTGCAGAAACGGGCATGTTAAAATTAACGACATGCAAGTGAAGCCAGCCAAAGAAGTTGCTGTTGAAGATATTATTCAAATTAGATTGCATTCCTTTACTAAAACAATTCAAGTTTTGGATTTTCCAAAATCTCGAGTTGGAGCGAAACTTGTTAACCTTTATATGCTAGACATTACTCCAGAAGAAGAATACAAAAAACTTGACATGGTTCGTGAAAGAGTTTCATTACAACGCCCAAAAGGCAGCGGAAGACCAACAAAAAAAGAAAGAAGAGATATTGAAAAGTGGCTATACGATTGA
- a CDS encoding nucleoside deaminase produces the protein MTSTDEIFMQEALKEAQKAFLEDEVPVGAVLVYKNQIVSRAHNQTELLKDVTAHAEILAITSACADLRIKFLEDFSLYVTLEPCVMCAGAIKWARIGRLIYAANDPKHGYTMVSKNILHKKTEVLSGILKNEATTLLKKFFLNKR, from the coding sequence ATGACATCAACAGACGAAATATTTATGCAAGAAGCATTAAAAGAAGCCCAAAAAGCCTTTCTTGAAGACGAAGTCCCTGTTGGAGCTGTTTTAGTTTATAAAAATCAAATTGTATCGCGTGCTCATAACCAAACAGAACTTTTAAAAGATGTTACTGCTCATGCAGAAATATTAGCAATTACATCTGCCTGCGCTGACCTCAGAATTAAATTCCTTGAAGATTTTTCGCTATATGTTACACTTGAGCCATGTGTTATGTGTGCCGGTGCAATAAAATGGGCTAGAATTGGGCGATTAATTTATGCTGCAAACGACCCAAAACATGGCTATACAATGGTTTCAAAAAACATTTTACATAAAAAAACAGAGGTTTTAAGTGGCATTTTAAAAAACGAAGCTACAACTTTACTTAAAAAATTTTTTCTAAATAAAAGATAA